The Solanum pennellii chromosome 11, SPENNV200 genome contains a region encoding:
- the LOC107004608 gene encoding xanthine dehydrogenase 1-like isoform X2 → MGSLMKEETIEEESKEAILYVNGIRRVLPDGLAHLTLLEYLREIGLTGTKLGCGEGGCGACTVMVSFFDQNLKKYVHHAVNACLAPLYSVEGMHVITVEGIGNCKAGLHPIQESLARSHGSQCGFCTPGFVMSMYALLRSSKEQPTEEQIEESLAGNLCRCTGYRPIVDAFRVFAKTNNALYTNTSLQDINTGEFICPSTGKPCSCGPKAENSEETIKHNLSNDCDWKPFSYNETDGTTYTSKELIFPPELLLRKLTYLSLSGSNGRKWYRPIKLQHLLDLKARFPDARFVVGNTEVGIEVRLKGIHYPVLISVAHVPELNYIRVEDDGLEIGAGVKLSQLVDVLKKVRNNRPEYETSSCRALIEQIKWFAGTQIRNVASVGGNICTASPISDLNPLWMATGAKFQIIDCKGNVRTCLAKDFFQGYRKVDLTSSEILLSVSLPWNKPFEFVKEFKQSHRRDDDIAIVNAGMRVCLEEKDKKWVVSDALIVYGGVAPLSFAASKTSDFLIGKSWNKELLQDSLKILEKEIVLKEDAPGGMVEFRKSLTFSFFFKFFLWVCHQMDGQPLFLEKVPASQISAVDASLRPSVSSIQDFEIRRHGTSVGSPEVHISSRLQVSGEAEYTDDAPMPPNSLHAALILSKKPHARILSIDDSGARSSPGFAGIFLAKDVPGNNMIGPVVHDEELFASEFVTSVGQVIGVVVADTHENAKLAARKVHVEYEELPAVLSIEDAIQANSYHPNTERCMTKGDVEQCFRSGQCDSIIEGEVRIGGQEHFYLEPHGTFLWTVDSGNEVHMISSTQSPQKHQKYVSHVLGLPMSKVVCKTKRIGGGFGGKETRSAMLAAAVAVPSYLLDRPVKIILDRDIDMMIMGQRHSFLGKYKVGFTNAGKVLALDLHIYNNAGNSLDLSAAVLERSMFHSHNVYEIPNVRVNGKACFTNFPSNTAFRGFGGPQGMLIAENWIERIAVEVNKSPEEIKEMNFISEGSVLHYGQKVEDCTLGRLWDELKSSCDFINAQNEVETFNRHNRWKKRGIAMVPTKFGIAFTFKSMNQAGALVQVYTDGTVLVTHGGVEMGQGLHTKVAQIAASSFNIPLSAVFISDTSTDKVPNASPTAASASSDMYGAAVLDACEQIKARMEPIASKSNFSSFEEVFSCAGF, encoded by the exons atgggTTCTTTGATGAAGGAGGAAACGATAGAAGAGGAATCAAAGGAAGCAATTTTGTATGTTAATGGAATTCGTCGAGTGTTACCTGATGGATTAGCCCATTTGACTCTTCTTGAATATCTTAGAG AAATAGGCCTGACAGGCACCAAGCTAGGCTGCGGTGAAGGTGGGTGTGGGGCATGCACTGTAATGGTTTCATTTTTTGATCAGAATCTGAAGAAATATGT GCACCATGCAGTAAATGCATGCTTGGCTCCTCTATATTCTGTGGAAGGGATGCATGTCATCACAGTGGAGGGAATTGGGAACTGCAAAGCTGGGTTGCACCCAATTCAG GAATCGTTGGCTCGCTCGCATGGTTCACAATGTGGATTCTGCACTCCTGGTTTCGTCATGTCCATGTATGCATTACTACGATCATCTAAAGAACAACCTACAGAAGAGCAAATTGAAGAAAGCCTTGCCGGAAATTTATGTCGATGTACTGGTTATAGGCCAATTGTTGACGCATTTAGGGTATTTGCAAAAACTAATAATGCTTTATACACCAACACATCTTTACAAGACATTAATACTGGTGAATTTATCTGTCCTTCAACGGGTAAGCCTTGTTCATGTGGGCCGAAGGCTGAAAATAGTGAAGAAACCATCAAACATAATTTAAGCAATGATTGTGACTGGAAGCCATTTTCTTACAATGAAACCGATGGAACCACATACACCAGCAAAGAACTTATTTTTCCCCCTGAACTTTTATTAAGGAAATTGACTTATTTAAGTTTGAGTGGATCGAATGGACGGAAGTGGTATAGGCCCATAAAACTTCAACATCTGTTGGATTTAAAAGCAAGATTTCCAGATGCCCGGTTTGTTGTTGGAAATACAGAGGTGGGAATTGAAGTCAGGCTTAAAGGTATTCACTATCCTGTATTAATATCTGTTGCACATGTTCCAGAACTTAACTATATAAGAGTTGAGGATGATGGCTTAGAAATAGGTGCTGGAGTTAAGTTGTCACAGCTTGTGGATGTATTAAAGAAGGTAAGAAATAACCGCCCTGAGTATGAAACATCATCATGTCGAGCTCTCATCGAGCAGATAAAGTGGTTTGCTGGAACACAAATACGAAACGTTGCATCAGTTGGTGGGAATATCTGCACTGCGAGCCCAATATCAGATCTGAACCCTCTTTGGATGGCAACAGGAGCTAAGTTTCAAATAATTGACTGCAAAGGAAATGTCAGAACATGTCTGGCAAAAGATTTCTTCCAGGGTTATCGTAAAGTGGATCTGACAAGCAGCGAAATTTTACTGTCAGTATCATTGCCTTGGAATAAGCCATTCGAGTTTGTGAAAGAATTTAAACAATCTCATAGGAGAGATGATGATATTGCCATCGTTAATGCTGGGATGCGTGTCTGCCTTGAAGAGAAGGACAAGAAATGGGTAGTTTCAGATGCTTTGATTGTATATGGTGGGGTTGCTCCACTTTCATTTGCTGCATCAAAAACTAGTGACTTCTTAATCGGGAAAAGTTGGAATAAAGAGCTGCTACAGGattctttgaaaattttggagaAGGAAATTGTGCTGAAAGAAGATGCACCTGGTGGGATGGTTGAATTTCGGAAATCATTAACGTTtagtttcttcttcaaatttttcttgTGGGTTTGCCATCAAATGGATGGACAGCCATTATTTCTTGAGAAAGTTCCAGCTTCGCAAATTTCAGCTGTAGATGCATCTCTTCGACCATCCGTTAGTTCAATTCAGGATTTTGAGATCAGGAGGCATGGTACTTCTGTGGGTTCCCCTGAAGTTCATATTTCATCAAGGCTTCAG GTTTCTGGAGAGGCCGAATATACAGATGATGCGCCAATGCCACCCAATAGTTTGCATGCTGCTCTGATATTGAGTAAAAAACCTCATGCTCGTATACTTTCAATAGATGATTCGGGAGCCAGATCCTCTCCTGGATTTGCAGGTATCTTTTTGGCTAAAGATGTACCTGGTAATAATATGATTGGACCAGTTGTTCACGATGAAGAACTTTTTGCCTCAGAGTTTGTTACTTCTGTGGGTCAG GTTATCGGAGTGGTTGTAGCTGACACACATGAAAATGCAAAACTTGCTGCTAGAAAGGTTCACGTTGAGTATGAGGAGTTACCTGCAGTTCTATCGATAGAGGATGCTATACAGGCCAACAGTTATCATCCTAATACGGAAAGGTGTATGACAAAGGGTGATGTTGAACAGTGTTTCCGGTCAGGTCAATGTGACAGTATTATAGAAGGAGAAGTTAGAATAGGTGGTCAAGAACATTTCTATTTGGAGCCTCATGGCACTTTTTTATGGACAGTGGATAGTGGGAATGAGGTGCACATGATCTCATCTACCCAG TCTCCGCAGAAGCACCAGAAGTATGTCTCTCATGTTCTTGGTCTTCCAATGTCAAAAGTGGTTTGCAAGACCAAAAGGATAGGTGGGGGATTTGGAGGCAAGGAGACTAGGTCTGCTATGCTTGCTGCTGCTGTGGCTGTTCCATCATACCTGTTGGATCGTCCAGTGAAAATTATTCTTGATAGGGATATAGACATGATGATAATGGGGCAGCGACATAGCTTTCTTGGGAAGTACAAG GTTGGTTTTACAAATGCTGGGAAAGTGCTTGCCTTGGATCTTCATATCTACAATAATGCTGGAAATTCGTTAGACCTATCAGCCGCTGTACTCGAACGTTCTATGTTCCATTCGCACAATGTCTATGAAATACCAAATGTGAGGGTTAATGGAAAAGCATGTTTCACTAATTTTCCTAGTAATACAGCTTTTAGAGGATTTGGAGGCCCACAGGGTATGCTAATTGCTGAGAATTGGATAGAGAGGATTGCGGTGGAAGTTAACAAAAGCCCAGAAGAAATAAAG GAAATGAATTTCATCAGTGAAGGGTCAGTCTTGCACTATGGTCAAAAAGTTGAAGACTGTACCTTGGGGCGTCTCTGGGATGAACTGAAATCTTCTTGTGACTTCATTAATGCTCAAAATGAAGTTGAAACTTTCAATCGCCATAATCGATGGAAGAAGCGAGGTATTGCCATGGTGCCAACCAAATTTGGAATAGCTTTCACTTTTAAGTCTATGAACCAG